The genomic interval GAAGCTCCCAGGAGGGTGGGATCAGACCCTCCCCCAGAAGAATAACAGAGATGGGCCAGCACCAACTCGGCACATGGCAGGCCAAGATCAGGACACCAACCAGAGCCTGTGCCTCTCGCTCTGTGGCCGCCAGAGCACAGATTCCCAGCACTTGGACGTGTCCCTGGCTTCCCAGCCCAAGAGGAGTCGGCTCTTCCGGCCATTGGCAACACCAGACAATTAACAGTAGAGAATAATTGCTTCTGGCTGTGCCAGCAGCCCACTCTGGTTGATGAGACAGGGCAGGTCAGATGCTAAGGCAGGGCTCTCAGGTCAGACCACAGCTGGGGACAGGGACCAAGGCTGACTAGAACAGCCACCAGAGCAGGGATGTCTGCAGGTCCTGGCAGGGGCCCTGGGTAACAAGCAGCCTTGGCCCCTGGCCCTGCTGAAGACTCAGGGGTGTCCGCTAAGAATTGGTGTCCATGCCCAGGGAAAGCAGAACAGCACAGGCCCTGGCCGTGGCCCTCCTGACTCCTTGCTGGCATCTGGACCATAAAAGTGGGGAGCCTAGTAGCCAGCACCCAGAACAGAAGGAACCAGCAACTGGACTGGGGTGCCTGGGGACAAGAGGTGACCGAGTAGACAGACCCAGGGCGGGAAGCCTGGGGTGAGGAGGTGTCTCAGGTGAGCAGCAGGCTCACTGGTCCAGAGCCAGCAGGACAGGGCGGGCAGCCCTCCCAGTGCTGACCACGCGTGTCTCTGGTCCCCAGACAGTGCTGTGACCTGGCCCTGCTCACAGCTGAGGAGCCTGACCGCCATGGCGAGCCCCACTCTGAGCCCCGACTCCTCATCCCAGGAGGCCCTGTCAGCCCCCACCTGCTCTCCCACCTCCGACTCTGAGAACCTCAGCCCCGATGAGCTGGAGCTGCTGGCCAAGCTTGAAGAGCAGAACCGGTGAGTTGGGCCCTGGGGGACAAGGTGGGGCCCCAGGGTACAGCCTGGGCCCCAAACAGAAGCGCCTGGGTGCCCCCTGCACTCGGAGCCCTGGGCCAAGTAACACTCCTGCAGAGGCTCTGCAAGAGCATTTGCCACCACCTCCCAACAGACGTTCTCCCATTCAGATGAGGAGATCGCGGGATCAGGGCCCAGGGAGCCCCGCCTGCACTTTCAAGCCTTTGTTGAAGGGAAGAGTAAAACTTCTGACTCTGGAACTGGCCCTTCTCAACCGTCTCCTCTGGCTTGGCCCCTGTTTTAAAGTGTGGGTTTTATTATTATGCCAGTAAGTCGAGGCCAGCAGATCAGATGACCCCAGgaactctggggacttccctggtcagcATTTAGAAtgctgagcttccactgcagggggcatgggttcaatccctggttggggaactaagatcctgcatgccacatggtgaggccaaaaaaaaagaaaaagacagtttGTTACTCACAGATTCCAAGAGGAGGGGCACAGCACATCGTACACCTTGCAGGGCTACGCGGGGAAGCACCAGGATCAGGAGGCAGAGGGAATGAGAGGAATGTGGGTGAGAGCCTTCACTGTGGTCTCTGCCAGGAGGAGTGGCGAGGCAGTGGAATCAGGGTGAGGACTGGCTAGTCTGAGTAACTTCAGCAAGCTGGGGCACAGGGGCTGTGCCTATTAGTCTAGTATCCAGCCCTGGGTAATTAGGGCAGAGGACAGTGGCCCCGAGTGCTAGCACCTAGTTGAGGTGGTTGGTTTGTGGACTCTGGATTGGTTGGTTTGCATATAATAGGTACACTGACAAGTCTGTAACCATTTCTGGGTATCTGCTAGGCCTGGGAGGGGCTGTCCCTCCAGGGTCAGGGAGGCGCCAGACATCAGAGCATCAGAAACAGCTGGTTAATGCAGCCTCTTGTGGCCCGGGGGCCCCCAGCCAGCCACTCACCCTCTCTGTACCTCATCTGTAAACATATCTTAACAAAGCCTGCCCCTCGGGACTAAATGAGCTGATCCCCAAGCTTCTCAGCCCAGGGCACAAAGTGGGACACATGCCTGGCAGCCTTTCCAGGGACCCAGGATCAAAaccagggctcagagaggttagggtaccggccaaggtcacatagcaagtGCCATGCAGGAAGAACAACTAAGATCTAATCCGGGACCCCAGGGAGGAGGGGCCGGGCTCTCTGGGGTCCAGGGGGTGGGGCTGGAAGTACCTgcagccaccccccaccccctgcctgcctgcctaggCTACTGGAGGCTGACTCCAAGTCCATGCGCTCCATGAATGGCTCCCGGCGGAACAGTGGCTCCTCGCTGGTGTCCAGCTCCTCAGCCTCCTCAAACCTGAGCCACCTAGAGGAGGACACGTGGATTCTGTGGGGCCGGATCGCCAACGAGTGGGAGGAGTGGAGACGCCGGAAGGAGAAGCTCCTGAAGGTGGGGGGACTGTGGGGCCAGGGCGGGCTGGTCGGTGGCTGGGGGAGGGCAAGGTCCAGGGCTGGAGGTGTGCCAggcggagggaggggaggggggagagtgGGCGGGGCTGGCGTCCTAGACACCCCTGCCTGCTTCCTGCCCGTGTGCTCAGTGACACTCTGTGCCATGAGGTGGCTTAGCCAGGCTCTCTGGGCCTCCGGTGAGGCATGGACAGGCCCCATCTCCGAGGCCAGGCTGGGCAGCCTTGGGGAGGCCACTCTGGGACCGGGTCCAGCCCGGTCTTCCACGTCCCCTCTGACCGGTCTCCAGGAGCTGATCCGCAAGGGCATCCCGCATCACTTCCGGGCCATCGTCTGGCAGCTCCTGTGCAGTGCCACAGACATGCCAGTCAAGAACCAGTACTCAGAGTTGCTCAAGATGTCGTCCCCCTGCGAGAAGCTCATCCGCAGGGACATCGCCCGCACCTACCCAGAGCACGAGTTCTTCAAGGGCCAGGACAGCCTAGGCCAGGAGGTCCTCTTCAACGTCATGAAGGTGAGCCCTGGCCCTGGAGAGATGCACCGTGGTCGCCGGCCCCGGGGGACCCCGCCCTGATTCCTGTGTGTTCCCATGCAGGCCTACTCGCTGGTGGACCGGGAGGTGGGCTACTGCCAGGGCAGCGCCTTCATTGTGGGCCTGCTGCTCATGCAGGTAGGTGGCCTGGGCCAGCCCAGCCCGCTCTGTCGGTCCCCTGGAGGTGGACAGAAGCAAGTATTCCCTCCATCAGTGTAGGCCTGGGGTCAGAACCTCCCCCCGCCCGCCTGTGACCTCCGACAGTCTCCCGACCAAGCACAGAGGGCTGGTCCTGGCCACTTTCCCATCCTGCTCAACCACCTCCCAGGGTCAGATGGGGAACCCAGGCGGAGGACTTGGTTCGGCCAGTGCAGTGTTTATGGGGCTGGGGCTTTCCTCTGGAGGCTCCAGCAGGCTCAGGAGGGGAGAATGGCAGGGACTGGACGAGAGGCTGCCTCTACCATGGGCTCTGgagttcaagtcccagctccaCCGTTTCTTGCCAGGCGGCCATGGGCTCGTGACTTCAGCCTCTAGACGCTTCCCATCAGTGAAACAGGGGGACGATATTGACCGGAGGTTTGCTGTGGGGGTCCGGGCAGCCCAGCACCGTCTGTGTTCAGTCAAAGTAAACCAAACAGAAACAAGCGAAGTCAGGAGAAGAGCAGCGGGCACCCCCTCCCATGCCACACCACTCACAGACAACCCACCCCCCTCAGATGCCTGAGGAGGAGGCCTTCTGTGTGTTTGTGCGGCTGATGCAGGAGTACCGCCTGCGGGAGCTCTTCAAGCCCAGCATGGCCGAGCTGGGGCTCTGCATCTACCAGTTTGAATACATGCTACAGGTGAGCACGCCCAGGTGGTCACGCCTGCCCACTCCGCCCCCCCATACCCTGCCAGCCCACACTCACAGGTGCTGACCTTGGCTCTCCCAGGGAGTCTCTTCTACTGAAAATTCCAGGCCTGAGAACCCACCCAGACATTCCAGGGCAGAAAGGGGTCCTACTCCCCAAGGGGCCAGGGAGTACTGCCTAAAGGATACTTCAGCGGCCAGACAGGGGCCAGTCCTTATAGTGGGGGCTTCTCAGAACTCAGGGTTCCCAGAGTCATCCAGGCCAGGATGGAGGGGTTGGCCTGCCTCAGACACACCCCCACACCGTCCCTTCCTATCTGCTCCCCAGTGTGGTGGAAGGGGGAAAGTGTTGTCTGCCTGCCTTTGCTGATTACTAGAGAGCCGCAGCCGCCTCTGTTTATAAATAGCAGCCCCCGCAGGGCCCGCTCCTGGCTGGCAGACAGCACcggtgtacatacacacacacacacactccagcctGCTCTGGAAGCCGGTTGCAGGTGGGGCTGTGTGTCTCTGTGCCAGTGGGCAGGATGCGTCTGGTGTAAAAGCCCCCTCCTCAGGTCTGGAGGACCAGGAGGTGCTGTCAGTCAAGGGGACTGGAAATGCCAGCCAGCAGGTGGCCCAGGGCCACAGAGAAGGAGCCGAGAGTTCCTGTGGCAAAGTAGCTGGCCACCACCAGagagtccctgagtcaggaggaggCCCAAGGCAGCCCAGGCGACAGCCAAGGGTCCGTTCTCCCAGTGAAGGACCACCAGGGGCTCCTAACATCttctccagcctcagtttccccagtttCTGTCAATTTCCAGCCATCTAAAGTTCAGGCCAGTCAGACATCCCTTAAGCATGTCTGGGCACAAAACGCAAAGCAttgttgggggtggtggtgaggatCCCCGGGCAGCTGGGCCTCCTGCTATCCCTGCCTGGGTCTCCCCTCGTGCTGCTCAGAGCCCTGGGGTGCTtctgccccacccagggacaGTGTGGCAGGGGGGCTGCCCAGGGAAAGTCAGGGAAGGCTCCCTGAAGATGCAGGCACTCACGGGAAGAGGGAACCTAAGGGTGTGGACTGCTACGCCCAGCGCCCTCCTCATGGTGCCTGGCCGCCTCCCTGACCCCAGGAGCAGCTCCCGGACCTGAACACCCACTTCCGCTCCCAGAGCTTCCACACGTCCATGTATGCCTCATCCTGGTTCCTCACGCTCTTCCTCACCACCTTCCCACTGCCTGTCGCCACCCGTGTCTTTGACATCTTCATGTATGAGGTGAGGACCCCTTCCTCTCCTGGGCGCGCTGGATGGAGTGACTCAGGCCCCACTGGAAACGAtcccagggcccagggagggcTCAGAGGCCCCCGGCAGAGCAGAGCTGGAGATGCGCTGCCCCGCTGCCTTTGCAGGGCCTGGAGATCGTCTTCCGGGTGGGCCTCGCCCTGCTGCAGGTGAACCAGATGGAGCTGATGCAGCTGGACATGGAGGGGATGTCCCAGGTGGGCAGGGGTCCAGGGTGGTGGGTTTGCCCCTGTCAGGGCACCTGGGCAAGTGAACCCTTCCTGAAAGATGGGGACACCCTGGACTTCCTGAGCACCCTGATCCTTTCCCATCATCTCTGCCCCCCAAGATCTCCCTGAAGGGCCGGGGGGGAGCCCTGAGGAGCCCCCAGCTCTGCCAGACTTGGGCCAGGGCCAGCAgcctggcagcagggagagaagtgCCAAGCCCAGAAGTCCATTCCCCTTTACGTGCCCCCAGCTCCAGATCCCCTAGAGCCTAATGTGACAAATAGCAATCCTAGCCACGCCTGGAGGCCTTGGGTGTGGTTTCAGCCCCAGCAACCAGGCCAGGCGAGGGCCCAGGAGGGAGTGAGGGTCTGGGGCTGACCCTCCCCCTGCCTGCTCTGGCCAGCTGCCCTGCCTGCGGAGAAGAGGCCGGCCTGCTTCTCACCGCCGTGTCCCCATCATGCaggcccctgccccctccccgcaTTCTCCAGCTGGTGGTTTGGGGAAGAATGCACAAAGGCCACAGTTGTGTCCACGAACACGGGCACCCATTGTCCGCAGCTGCCGGAGGGGGCCAGCTGGGCTGTAGAGCAGAGCCGGCCCAGCCCCAAGCCGCAGCGAGCTATGTCCGCCGGCAGCGTGTGCTTCAACTCTGCGTGGAGGCCCCAGGGGCCCTGAGCGAGCAGGCAGGCCCCCAAGGGCTCCTTCTTTCGGCTTCCTTCCTGCCACCCTAATCCTTCAGCCTCTTCCATCTCTTTTCATTACCCTGGGTCAGCGGCATGGCTCCCCTTCCCCCCATGAAGGCCCCTCTTCTCAGACCGCACCCCGGCCTTCCCCCTCAGGAGCTCCCGAAGCCTGCTTCTCCTGTAGACAGAAGTCCTGGCCACAGGCAGCTCCTTCTCACGATTCCTGCTTCTCATGCTCGCTCGCTCAATCCACATACACTGATGGAGCGCCCACAGGGGGCCAGGCCATGCAAGGCCCCAGGCCAACGGGCTCTGGCTGACACTTCTGGCAcgcccaggcccctcctccagggaagcagGGCCTCCCAGGGGCTCGGGTGGTCCCAGGTGGTCAGGGCCCACACGTCAGTGACCACCCATGTCTCCACAGTACTTCCAGAGGGTGATCCCCCATCAGTTCGACAGCTGTCCAGATAAGCTGATCCTCAAGGCTTACCAGGTCAAGTACAACCCCAAGAAGATGAAGAGGTCAGTAGCAGGCATCCACGGTGCGGGCAGTAAGGGGGTCCCTGAGGGTGGGACAGTGAGCACATCGGCCCTCCCGTCTCTCTGCAGGCTGGAGAAGGAGTACGCGGCCATGAAGAGCAAGGAGATGGAGGAGCAGATTGAGATCAAGGTGAGTCCAGGTGGAGACAGGTCGGGCTGGGGCAGGATGCTCCAGGAGCCTCCTTGATGAGGGTGGCCCCACCCAGCGTGGGCCACACACCAGGACGTCCCATAGCCACGAGGGTGATCCCTTGGCCCAGCTGCCCTTTCACTCACCACCAGGCCGCGTGAGAGCAAGGGCCACCCCTACCCCCTAAACTGGGGACACGGTTTAACAGGTGGACAGTTCCCTGTGCACAAAGATTCGACTCTtagccctctcccttccctgaggTCAGGCAGAAAGTTCCAAACCTCTCATCACAGGATCTGGTCACTTGGCTACCAGCCCCTTGCTTAGGTGACCTGGAGgatttccaaaagtcacctcattaacataacaagtGACACCTTGATTCCTTCCTTTCTAAGAAAATTCCCAGGGTTTTAGGAGTGCTGTGCCAGGACCAGAGATGAAGACCAAATACATATTCCTGGTAGATCACAATATCAGAGGGGCTTTCCTGGGCACACAGAGCCTCTACACACAGACTCCCTTCCATCTCCTTCCCTCTGCTTTCAACCCTCCAGATGTGATCTTGGTTATCTCTCCACAGGCATCTAGCAGGCACCTACTGGATGCCAGAGTCACGGCAGAGACTGGGGGCCCCCAgtccagtgggggtgggggacagacaCAGATGCAAACCCCAACACAGCCTGGCTCTGTCTTCTTCAGGGACAGAGTCCCACAGTGCCTGGGCCTGGAGTCCCACAGACCagagttcaaatctcagctctactACAAACCAGCTGGGTGGCCTGCCAGGAACATgaattcacctctctgagcctcagtggccCTTCTGCACAATGGGATGACACTTGCTCTCCGGTTCAAGTTATTATTAtgaaccaccaccatcatcccaACTTCCTCTCGAAAGACAGAAACAGAACCTAGATTTAGAATCCAGGTCACACGCTGCCCATATCTGACTGGGGAAAGAGGACCTTATTGTCCTGGCCCTGTTGGGAGGTTTTCTGAGAACCAGTTTTGTGTGCTGAACTTTTAAGCATCTCCCTTTGTCAGGAATGGCACCAGTTTGGACTGATGCACCAGTCCAAACATGTACATGTGTCTTGCCCATGCAGACAAGGACCTGCTCTCACCTGGTGGCCAGGAGGGCTCAGCAGTAGGGAGGGATGCAGCAGACCCTCAGACCACATGCCCAGCCTGGAAATTTCCCACAAGACAGGCCTGAGCACCGCCAAGGGCAGGGCAGGACAGATGCCTTCTCCCTTGTCCCTGCCCTGTGCCCTTTCACCTTTTGACTGTTTTAAAGCAAACCTGGGATTTGTTTTCATCACGTACAGTGAGGTGACAAACACAGACAACCGCCTTTAGAAGGAGAGTTTGTTACTCAGAGTTCCCGGAGGGGCACACCTCTGCTGTGTTTGCGGGGTCACGTGGGGAAGCATCAGCGCAGGGCAGGAGAAAAGCCTGGGCCAGAGCCCTTGCTGGGATTTCCATGGGAAGGGGTGGGTGAGGGTTCAAGAGCGTGCGTAGGCAGGTTCAAGAGAGTCaagattggctggtttgaatAATTTCCAGGGCTCTGGGCTACAGGAGTGGTCACCACCTGTCCTGGGACAATTGAGGGCATGGGAAATAATGGTTTGGTGTGTGAGAGGTAAGGGGGGTAGGCAGAGGTGTGACCGGTTAGGGTGTAAAAGGCAGACCAGCAGGCATGCTGTCTACTCTCCCTAGGAATTAACTAGTCCTAGGAGCAGCAGTGTCTCTGGGATTAGCAAGGCGGCAGGATATCAAAGTATCAAAAATACGAAACAAAAAATTTTTCAGTACTGTGATTAGTATGTAGGCCTCCACAGTCCTTGTTCACACCCTATCTGGTTTTCCCCGGGAGGAAGAGGAGCGAGGCGAGGTGTTAGTCAGCACACCCAGCTCCTCCAAGGAGGGCTGAGCTTGGCCATCCATGTGTTGAGGCCAGAAAGTGGACAGAACTATccaggggtcaggggtcaggactCTGGTTCTGGATCCCTATGACTGACAGAAACCCGGGCCTGCAACAGCTCCGACTCTGGCAAGCCAGGAGCCTCCAGCAAGACCCTGCCCGCCTCCGACTCAGTTTCTCTTGACATGAGTCAGTGCCCATCAGTCAAGTCTGTGATCCTCTCTGACCATAGCTGCTTCCTGGGTGTGTTCTGCATGTTTCCATCACCTTCTTCTCCCTGGAAGAATGTCTTGTGTAATACACAGGGAAGCTGGACTCTTGCTGACCCGCTGATGGAAATGATTTCTGTATCCACTGCTTAAAGGGCCCGGGGGTAGAAACTAGGGGCGAGGCGGATGTCAACCTCCCCCGCTTCCCAGAAGGCTGTGGGGAAACCTAAAACCACAAGTACCCCACCAAAACCACAAGCACAGCATGGAAGGCGGCAGGAAGGAAGACCGCCTCGAAAATtagtggggggtgtgggggacaCAGTGACAACTGTCGGGCGCAACTGGTTCTCAAAGGGACACAGAAATGTAGTCATCAACAGCACGCACGTTCTGCAAGACCCCTTTCCTTTCCTGGACCTAGACTCAGAGTCTGTCCTCTAAGCTTTGGGGCTCAAATCCAAGCCGTGAAGGGTGGGGACTGTCTGCCAGCAGCTTCCCCCAAAACGCAGAAGGCTCTGCCCTTGACAGGCCCAACTCGACTCGACAGGAGGACACGGGTGCTGACTGCCCCCTCATACCCGCTCCGTCCCTGACATACCCCTTCACACAGTGCATATCCACCCAAGCCATCACATTGGTTTTCCTGAACCAagatttggtttggtttggtttggttttaaatAGCTAGTGGGCCATTCCAGATGGGAATTGGCCTTGACTGTTTTCTGGGATCACCAACTTGGACCATTAGACGCTGGTGCCCTCCTGCCCGAAGATGGCCTAGCCCCAAGGGGACAGACTTCTGGGTACACAGGAGCAGGACACGGGGCTCTGACGCACTTCCCCCTTCCCCCAACTACAGAGGCTTCGGACGGAGAACCGGCTCCTGAAGCAGCGGATCGAGACCTTGGAGAAGGTGAGGGGTGCAGCCGCCAGCCTGTGGCACCAAACCCTCCCAGTCCTGAGCAGGACCTAGCAGCCAGAGGGCCGGCCAGCCAGCCTCCTGCCCCAGGCGCGACCCCCCCTTAAACCCCATGGCATAAATCCCACGGGCCCCACCATGTGTTTCCCTGAGACTTGGGCTGCTGTGTAAATTGAGGACTGAGGAGCTTTGCCTGAAGGGGGACTGAGTTATAACCCCATTAACTGCAAAGAGAAATCCATTTGGGTCCAGCGCCCTCCCGGGCTGCCTGGGTGTGGGCTGCTCTGACAAAAGAAAGGAGAGGGTGGCCATGCACCATGGAGGGGGTGCCACAGCCTTGACCCTTGCCCCCAACCCGTTTTTAAATATGGGAGTAGAGACAGGGGCTCTCAACTTCCAGCTCCCCGCTCAGTCTCTCTTGACTTACTACTGACCACAGGTGGAATTTGTCCTTGCCCCAAAGCCTTGAGTCTTGTTCTGCCTCCAAATTAAAACTGCACTCACGGGGCCCAGGGCTGCCCCCCACAACCCTCCTCACGCAAGGCCCCAGCCCCGCAGCTCCCATGGGTGACcctgcgcccccccaccccccgccccgctcaCACAGACTCCTCCCCAGGACGGAGCACACTCTGGCTTTGGTCTTCCTcctggccctctcctgctggTTCTCTGGTTCTCCGGTCTCACTCCTCTCTCCCGCTTCTAGAGATAGCCCACCGCATTAGTGACATGTGGTTCTTGTCTGTCTCCCTTCTCCTGTCCCCGCGCCTTCCGCTCTGCCTCCTCCCCCTGTCGCTCGGAACCCCTCCGCCGGGTAGGAGAGCGCTGCTCTGGCTGATAGGTTAATACAGGTACTGTAgcttttcctctccctctcccacttcTTCCCGGTGCCCACACATGACCACCAGACGCCTCTGCCCTGGCCGCTGCCATCCCtcgggggaggaggggggaggggcagaCCTGGCGCTGTGCATGTGGGCAGCTGGGGACCGCTTCTCCAGGAGACAGAGGCTTCCCTCTGGGGGAGAGAGCATGCGTGTGAAGGCCTGATGCTTGTGGGCGCGTGTGAGTGTGCCCGCAATGCACAGGTTTCCACTGATAGGGATAAGGGTGGGGACCCTGAGGCTACATCAGCAACAGGCCCTGGTTGGTGTCTGCACAGCTGAGCCacccccacacagacacacacacacacacacacagacacacacactcccctaccCCTTATGGCCCCTCACGCTCTTCTCTGCTCTGACCTGCAAGGCCTGCCCTCTTCTCTCACTcgcctgcttctgctgctgcctcATCTTGAATGGCTTTCTCTGGAAGCTTCTGCCTCACCACCTGGTGGCTCTGAGCCTGGAATGGGGGGCCTAAATTGGGGGTTGAGGGGATGAGGCTGGGAAGTCTTAGTCTTGGGCAGGTGGAAGTCTGGGGGCCCAGGACTGAAGAAGGTTGGGGGAGAGGTGTACCCCCCATCCTGGCCCCCAGGAGCCCGTCCTGAACCTCTGGGCCCTCGGCTGTCCCCAGATCCCCGTCATCCCTGGCAGATCCTGGCCTCTGCTGTGCTGTCCACCCTGTGGACAAGGACTTATTTCTCCTCACCGGGACAGAGGCTGCACGCGAGAGCCTGGGCCCCGGGTCGGTCTGTTCCTCCAGGTTCCTCCTGGTTCCTGTTCCTGCCTGCGCCCCACCCCCCCAATCCCCAGGCCCCACGGGGCACCCCATCCCAGGCTCTGAGTGTGGAAggtccttctcctcccaccccgcctccaccctctctgagccttcccCCAGGCGGGCCCCAGGCACAGCGGGGGGTGTGAGCGTAGAGTCACGGCACCCCGTCCTCGCTGTCCTCAGGGGCAGGTGACGCGCGCACAGGAGGCGGAGGAGAACTACGTCATCAAGCGGGAACTGGCTGTGGTGCGGCAGCAGTGCAGCTCGGCGGCCGAAGACCTGCAGAAGGCGCAGAGCACCATCCGGcagctgcaggagcagcaggTACCAGGCCGGTGGGCGGGGCCCCAGGCCACGCCCTGCGCCTGGCTGCCTGCCGAGCTCTGGGGCACCTGGCCCCAGTCAGCCCTTCCTCAGCCCCTGGCCCTCCTGTTCCTTCCTGGGGGACCAGTGACCCAGCGTCTCCCCCAGCCCAACACCCAGGGGGGTCCTGTGGTTTCCGCTTCCCACCCCCTAGTTAGGTGTCTGGCCTACCACATTACCACACTGAGGGCAAGACAGTcagcctcccctccttcccccaacACCAGGGCACTTGGGAACCAGCTGTCCCTGCAGGGACCCCGCCCTCCACTGATAGAGCTGTGATTCCTTGGGGAAGCCTTGATGTCTCCCCAGGGTCTGAAGGGCCGTTGGGCTGTTATCAAACCAAACCCAGGTCCACTCATCTGACATGCAGCAAAACCAGCTACCAACacgggttgtggtgaaggaaactGCAGCATCTTTTGCAAATAAGGAGAAAgggcagctcatgctcaaaagaaCCCAGAAAGTCCCCGATGGCTTTTAGGCAGGGgattttttagtattttcatttatttatctggctgaatcaggtcttggttgtggcacttGGGACCTTCTGTCTTCACTGCGGCACATGgaatctctagttgcagcatgtgaactcctagttgtggaatgtgggatctggttccccaaccagggatcaaacccaggccccctgcgttgggagtgtggagtcttagccactgggcccccagggaagcccctaggtgggtttttttttaacgcAGTGCCAGGGAGAGGGTCCTAGGATGCAGGGTCAGCTCGTGGaccttcttctgattggttggtggtaagGAAACAGGGTGATGTTTAGGGAACCTCAGTCATCATCAACCCTCTGGCTAcaaccagtctggggtctggTGTTGGTGGTCAGTGTGTAGTCACCATGCTCCACCTGGCTGGGGCTCTTACTTTCTGCAGAAGAAGTCAAAGACCCATGTCAAGTAGTTATCTCTACTCCCTCAGGAGGACCTAGGCGTCCTGGGACTCTATGGTCCTCATCATTTACTGCCTGAGGCTGCTCTCGAGAACTCAGTGGAGGCCTTGGAGACTACAGCCTTTTTCTACAAGCAAGAAACAGGGACACGGAAGGGCTTTTGTATGCAGGAGGGCCCAcggggtcctgcttggtttcagccCGCCATTTTCTTTGAAACCCAAGAGAAGGGTGGCACATGAAAGGCAATAAAGTTTTGGGAGGTAGAGAGGTTAATCATACACTCGACTGGGGAGCTGTTTCAGGGCTTCCTCGGGATGGGTAGGCAGCCATGCATGGTAGGAGCTGGGACAAGGGAGGGTAACCCCCTCCAGTGCCCAACACCTTGCCCTCAGAAGAGGGTCTGGTCTGTGCCCACCAGCCTGATCTGATGGGTTGGGAATGAGGTGGGGGCAGCCCAAGTCTGTTGTGGAGTCATGAACTCGGGTGGGTGGTAGAgg from Dama dama isolate Ldn47 chromosome 9, ASM3311817v1, whole genome shotgun sequence carries:
- the EVI5L gene encoding EVI5-like protein isoform X4, yielding MASPTLSPDSSSQEALSAPTCSPTSDSENLSPDELELLAKLEEQNRLLEADSKSMRSMNGSRRNSGSSLVSSSSASSNLSHLEEDTWILWGRIANEWEEWRRRKEKLLKELIRKGIPHHFRAIVWQLLCSATDMPVKNQYSELLKMSSPCEKLIRRDIARTYPEHEFFKGQDSLGQEVLFNVMKAYSLVDREVGYCQGSAFIVGLLLMQMPEEEAFCVFVRLMQEYRLRELFKPSMAELGLCIYQFEYMLQEQLPDLNTHFRSQSFHTSMYASSWFLTLFLTTFPLPVATRVFDIFMYEGLEIVFRVGLALLQVNQMELMQLDMEGMSQYFQRVIPHQFDSCPDKLILKAYQVKYNPKKMKRLEKEYAAMKSKEMEEQIEIKRLRTENRLLKQRIETLEKGQVTRAQEAEENYVIKRELAVVRQQCSSAAEDLQKAQSTIRQLQEQQDNPRLTEDFVAHLETELEQSRLRETETLGALREMQDKVLDMEKRNSSLPDENNVARLQEELKALKVREGEAVASARELKLQLQELSDTWQAHLSRGGRWKESPRKLVLGELQDELMSVRLREAQALAEGRELRQRVVELETQDHIHRNLLNRVEAERAALQEKLQYLAAQNKGLQTQLSESRRKQAEAECKSKEEVMAVRLREADSMAAVAEMRQRIAELEIQREEGRIQGQLNHSDSSQYIRELKDQIEELKAEVRLLKGPPPFEDPLAFDGLGLARHLDEDSLPSSDEELLGVGVGAALQDALYPLSPRDARFFRRLERPAKDSEGSSDSDADELAAPYSQGLDN
- the EVI5L gene encoding EVI5-like protein isoform X1 gives rise to the protein MASPTLSPDSSSQEALSAPTCSPTSDSENLSPDELELLAKLEEQNRLLEADSKSMRSMNGSRRNSGSSLVSSSSASSNLSHLEEDTWILWGRIANEWEEWRRRKEKLLKELIRKGIPHHFRAIVWQLLCSATDMPVKNQYSELLKMSSPCEKLIRRDIARTYPEHEFFKGQDSLGQEVLFNVMKAYSLVDREVGYCQGSAFIVGLLLMQMPEEEAFCVFVRLMQEYRLRELFKPSMAELGLCIYQFEYMLQEQLPDLNTHFRSQSFHTSMYASSWFLTLFLTTFPLPVATRVFDIFMYEGLEIVFRVGLALLQVNQMELMQLDMEGMSQYFQRVIPHQFDSCPDKLILKAYQVKYNPKKMKRLEKEYAAMKSKEMEEQIEIKRLRTENRLLKQRIETLEKIPVIPGRSWPLLCCPPCGQGLISPHRDRGCTREPGPRGQVTRAQEAEENYVIKRELAVVRQQCSSAAEDLQKAQSTIRQLQEQQDNPRLTEDFVAHLETELEQSRLRETETLGALREMQDKVLDMEKRNSSLPDENNVARLQEELKALKVREGEAVASARELKLQLQELSDTWQAHLSRGGRWKESPRKLVLGELQDELMSVRLREAQALAEGRELRQRVVELETQDHIHRNLLNRVEAERAALQEKLQYLAAQNKGLQTQLSESRRKQAEAECKSKEEVMAVRLREADSMAAVAEMRQRIAELEIQREEGRIQGQLNHSDSSQYIRELKDQIEELKAEVRLLKGPPPFEDPLAFDGLGLARHLDEDSLPSSDEELLGVGVGAALQDALYPLSPRDARFFRRLERPAKDSEGSSDSDADELAAPYSQGLDN
- the EVI5L gene encoding EVI5-like protein isoform X3; its protein translation is MASPTLSPDSSSQEALSAPTCSPTSDSENLSPDELELLAKLEEQNRLLEADSKSMRSMNGSRRNSGSSLVSSSSASSNLSHLEEDTWILWGRIANEWEEWRRRKEKLLKELIRKGIPHHFRAIVWQLLCSATDMPVKNQYSELLKMSSPCEKLIRRDIARTYPEHEFFKGQDSLGQEVLFNVMKAYSLVDREVGYCQGSAFIVGLLLMQMPEEEAFCVFVRLMQEYRLRELFKPSMAELGLCIYQFEYMLQEQLPDLNTHFRSQSFHTSMYASSWFLTLFLTTFPLPVATRVFDIFMYEYFQRVIPHQFDSCPDKLILKAYQVKYNPKKMKRLEKEYAAMKSKEMEEQIEIKRLRTENRLLKQRIETLEKIPVIPGRSWPLLCCPPCGQGLISPHRDRGCTREPGPRGQVTRAQEAEENYVIKRELAVVRQQCSSAAEDLQKAQSTIRQLQEQQDNPRLTEDFVAHLETELEQSRLRETETLGALREMQDKVLDMEKRNSSLPDENNVARLQEELKALKVREGEAVASARELKLQLQELSDTWQAHLSRGGRWKESPRKLVLGELQDELMSVRLREAQALAEGRELRQRVVELETQDHIHRNLLNRVEAERAALQEKLQYLAAQNKGLQTQLSESRRKQAEAECKSKEEVMAVRLREADSMAAVAEMRQRIAELEIQREEGRIQGQLNHSDSSQYIRELKDQIEELKAEVRLLKGPPPFEDPLAFDGLGLARHLDEDSLPSSDEELLGVGVGAALQDALYPLSPRDARFFRRLERPAKDSEGSSDSDADELAAPYSQGLDN